One Sulfurospirillum tamanense DNA window includes the following coding sequences:
- a CDS encoding monovalent cation/H+ antiporter subunit D, translated as MMHSAILPILLPLFGAIAILFAKVLSHKAQQMLSIMLMFLLVILNIWTISTLANTGHVAYQLGNWIAPFGITLVLDSLSATMVLLTSVLAFGALWYAIITNIDGKNVHFHVLFHLQLFGINGAFLTGDVFNLFVFFEILLLASYSLLLHGHGKERTKASLHYVIINLVGSTLFLFAVGALYGILGTLNIADMALKISTLSPDNVNVVAGAGLLLLLVFGLKAAMFPLYFWLPGAYSHTSAPVAALFAIMTKVGVYSIIRVHGTLFGSEAGSLSFYHLPWVLFFGLITLVLATFGVMSAKALKEQVAYLVLASVATLLVALGINTSVSLGGALYYMLHSTLVAGGFFLLADNISNLREKYSDAIVQTPPFKKMIFAGSLFFAFAVGMAGMPPLSGFFGKMMILQGALESTNAGMVYFVVLLTGLFVIISLTRTGSLLFYDTDKEQSALTATVKTSHFLPALFLLAMSVGLVLFANPISGFLNETATMLYDTKGYIELVLQPMMEGQ; from the coding sequence CATTTCCACGCTTGCCAACACGGGCCATGTGGCCTATCAACTTGGAAATTGGATTGCTCCTTTTGGCATCACATTAGTGCTGGACTCTTTGTCTGCTACCATGGTGTTGCTTACCTCTGTATTGGCTTTTGGGGCTTTGTGGTACGCAATCATCACTAACATAGATGGCAAAAATGTTCATTTTCATGTTTTATTTCACTTGCAACTTTTTGGTATCAATGGCGCTTTTTTAACAGGCGACGTGTTTAATCTTTTTGTCTTTTTTGAAATTTTACTACTCGCTTCCTACTCTCTCTTATTGCATGGACATGGCAAAGAACGCACTAAAGCCAGTTTGCATTATGTCATTATCAACCTTGTAGGCTCAACGCTTTTCCTTTTTGCCGTAGGAGCATTATATGGGATTTTGGGGACGTTAAACATTGCCGACATGGCCTTAAAAATTAGCACACTCTCCCCTGATAATGTCAACGTTGTAGCCGGGGCTGGGTTGTTGCTTTTGCTGGTATTTGGACTCAAAGCAGCAATGTTTCCGCTCTATTTTTGGCTTCCAGGCGCTTATTCACACACCAGTGCGCCTGTGGCGGCGTTGTTCGCCATTATGACAAAAGTGGGAGTGTATAGCATCATTCGCGTTCATGGTACACTCTTTGGAAGCGAAGCGGGAAGTTTAAGCTTTTACCATTTGCCTTGGGTTTTGTTTTTTGGTCTCATTACTCTTGTGTTGGCGACCTTTGGCGTCATGAGTGCAAAAGCCCTCAAAGAACAAGTTGCCTATTTGGTGCTAGCTTCAGTGGCAACATTACTAGTTGCGCTTGGCATTAATACTTCCGTTTCCCTTGGAGGTGCACTTTACTACATGTTGCACTCTACATTGGTTGCGGGCGGGTTCTTTTTGCTTGCAGACAATATCAGCAATTTGCGTGAAAAGTATAGCGATGCAATAGTTCAAACCCCTCCATTTAAAAAGATGATTTTTGCCGGAAGCCTCTTTTTTGCTTTTGCTGTAGGTATGGCAGGAATGCCGCCGTTGTCTGGATTTTTTGGCAAAATGATGATACTCCAGGGCGCACTAGAGAGCACAAATGCAGGAATGGTCTATTTTGTTGTGTTGCTAACGGGCTTGTTTGTCATCATCTCTCTTACCAGAACGGGCTCTTTGCTCTTTTATGACACCGACAAAGAACAAAGTGCACTCACAGCAACAGTGAAAACATCGCATTTTCTACCCGCACTTTTTTTGCTGGCCATGAGTGTGGGCTTGGTGCTTTTTGCAAATCCTATCTCTGGATTTTTAAATGAAACAGCAACGATGCTTTATGACACAAAAGGCTACATAGAACTTGTATTGCAACCCATGATGGAGGGACAATAA